The genome window AAAAGTGGATATTATCCACCGTAGCTCACCGAAAAAACATTCTAACAGCAAACTATCAGGGGAAACTCCCCTGTTTTTAATGAGCGAAGCTCACCTACGCTAAAGCTTCGGTGAGCGAAGGTGGAGCTGCCGGGAGTCGAACCCGGGTCCGGACAAGAAACCGAAATGGTTTCTACATGCTTAGCTCTTGTTTGAAGTTTCGGAAACAGCATGGTCAAGGGCAAAACCTTCACCGTTTCCTAGCCTCTGAAATTTTCACTTAAGCACCGAGGCAATGCTTAAGCTATACCAGCTTTACGGTGATACCTCTTGATCCGGGTGCGGCTGGCCAGCGCTCCCCGGAGAGGCAGCCCGCCCGCGACTTTTGTCTGCGGGTTAAGCGTTAATTCCGATTGTCACGGAATTACGCAGCGAGCGCGTAATTTTCGTTGTCACTTATTTGATCTGAGAATTGAGATTTACGAGCCAAATTCCCAACGCTCGACATGCTTCCATTTCGATTCATCTTACCGTCGATGCCACGTCAGCCCCATTTTTAATTTAACGCAAAGATATAAATTATATTATGGTTTGATGCATATTTCAAAGAAAAGGTATCCATTTACCCGTTTACTCCAATCAAACCTTAAATGTAACGATAAGTTTCCGGCAAGTATTTTACCCTGCATTAGAAACCCGTTATCTGGTATTTTACTTTTTTATTTCTTTCAAATTTCTGATGGTGGCCTGGGGATCCCGGGATTTGAATACGAAACTTCCGGCAACCAGCACATCAACACCTGCCTGGAGCAGTTGTCCGGCATTTTCTGAGGAAATACCCCCGTCTACTTCAATTAAGGCGTGTGATCCGGTATCCTGAATCAGCTTTTTCAGCTTTTGGATCTTTTTATAGGAGTGAGGGATGAATTTTTGTCCGCCAAATCCGGGGTTCACTGTCATAAGCAATACCAGGTCAACGTCGTGGATGATACTCTCGAGCGTATGAACAGGGGTGTGGGGGTTTAGGCAAACTCCTGCCTTCATCTTATTGGCATGGATTTGCTGTATATCTTTATGCAGGTGCGGACATGTTTCCATGTGAATTGTGAGGTTATTTGCTCCTGCTTCAGCAAATGCTTCTATGAATTGGGATGGTTGCTCCATCATCAGATGCACATCCAGCGGTTTTTGGGCATGTTGTTTTACTGCCTTTAAAACAGGCAGCCCAAAAGATATATTGGGAACAAAAACACCGTCCATTACATCAAAATGAATCCAGTCTGCCTGACTATTGTTGAGCATTTCAATGTCTCTTTGAAGATTGGCGAAATCTGCCGATAGTATTGAGGGAGCTACAAGATGTTCCATTTTTTTCATCTTTTTGAAGACAAAAATAACCAAAAATATCATTTATTCATTATGTGAAGGTTTCATGAACTCTCTTAACACACTTGTGGCATAGGCTCCCTTTGGCAGGGTAAACCGGAGCCTGATCCCATCCTCCTCTTTTTCTGCCTGAACAGTGGGTATGATGATTCCCTGTCTTCTGGTACCATTCAACCGGGCGCTGAGTAGATCTTCCCATGTAATTTGATGATCTGTGAGTATTTGTTCTTCAAATGCCCCCGCCTCATCCCGGGCAGATTTCATTTTTTTTCCGAATATGGGTCCGGTATAACATATTTCCTTATTGGTAAGTCTTTCTTGTTCCATATCGGCATGCTCCACCACAAAAATTCCTCCTGTATCGTGTTTTTTTGCAACGTCTCCTTTCAGAATTTTTTCATAAAGCCCTTGTTGAATGCGTCTTGCTAAATAATGGTTAAAAAGGTTGCTTTGGTATGCTGAAAGAAGAAATCTCCTGAACCATTTATTGGGTTCTTTTCTTCTTCCCATCAGGATTTCATATCCTTTTTGGGCATTATTCCCTTCAATTCCAAATCGCTGATATCCATAATAATTTGGTAATCCTTTACGGTTTATGGTTTCTATGATGGGCCGGATATGTTCAATGGCTTGTTCAGGCGGATATTCAGGCCTGGTTATTTTGATGTTAAAAGCATTGGCCAGAAGATGCCCCTGTTTTATTTTTTTTCTGTGATAACTTAAATCATTTATTTTTAAGGGCAATTTTTCTTCCAATTGATAAGCCAGATCCTTATTTTCCTGGTCCTTTACCCATACACTGAAATATTGCGAAGCAACAGCATGTTTGTCCTTTATACCGGCAAAATTAACATCACGGGAACTGACCTGATATAGAGATGCCAGCGCCTTTTGAACTTCCCTGGTGGTAATTCCTTTTTTTGTAAGATGAATGAAAAGGTGTTCTCCTTCTCCAGCAGGTTTATAAACGGGAATCTCTTCCACGACAAAGTCTTCCGGAGTTTCCTTGATTGTTCCGCCAATACCTTCTATTCCTTTAGTGAGATACGGGAGACTGAAATCATTCCAGGCCATAAAACAAACAGATTTATTGTTACCTAATTTGGACAAGCCAAAACCAAACAGGATGCTTTCAAGGAATTTAATGTGTCTCCGTTTTGGCTTATCCAAATTAAAATTTTATAAAAAGCCTAAAGTTACGGAATTTCGAAGAAATGCAATCAATATGGAAGATTTTTATCCCAGATAGGATTTAAGGATTTTGTTTCTCGTGGTGTGTTTAAGCTTTTTGATGGCCTTTTCTTTTATTTGTCGCACTCTTTCCCGTGTAAGGTTGATTTTTTCACCAATTTCTTCGAGTGTAAAAGGATGTTTGTTTGCCAAACCATAATATAATTTGATGATGGTGGCTTCTCTTTCAGTAAGGGAGGAAAGCGCTCGTTCGATTTCTCTGTTAAGTGATTCATGCATCAGATTGTCATCGGGTGGCGGATTGTCATCACTTTCCATCACCTCGTACATACTGTCTTCATCTGCTTCGTTTAGGGGAGCATCCATGGATAAAGGTTTATTGGTGTGCTTTAGGGCTTCTTTAATTTCTTCGGGGGCCAGTTTCACCACCTTGGATATTTCCTGTAAGGAGGGTTCTCTTTCATGTTTTTGCTCCAGTTCGGTAAGGGTTTTGTTGATTTTGCTGATGGAGCCTATCTTGTTTAAGGGAATTCTGACGATTCTTGCCTGCTCGGCCAGGGCTTGAAGTATCGATTGTCTGATCCACCAAACTGCGTAAGATATGAATTTAAATCCGCGGGTTTCATCAAATCTTGTCGCTGCTTTGATTAAACCCAGATTTCCCTCGTTAATCAGGTCTGGAAGGCTGAGTCCCTGGTTTTGGTATTGCTTGGCTACTGAAACAACAAAGCGAAGGTTGCCTTTGATCAGTTTTTCCAGGGCTTCTTCATCATTATTTTTTCTAATCCTTCTCGCCAATTCACCTTCTTCCTCTGCCGATAATAAATTTTCCTTGCTTATATCGCAAAGATATTTGTCTATCGAAAGATCTTCACGATGAGTTACTTGTCTGATGATTTTAAGCTGTCTCATCTGTTAACATTTGGCGTGATTTTAAACGAAAAAACCCCTTGCTAAATTGTTAAAAATTATAAAAGTGAAGATAATCATTTCTATCCGAACAAAAAAATTTTTACATTTACCGAATAATATTTAAAATAATTTTCTGTTTTATTTTGGTATTTTCTATGAAATCTGTAATATTGCACCAGATTTCCAATAAGGTAATCAAGCATTTGCCCCTTTTTCCCAAATCAAACTAATGAATTTTACAGATAATTGAATTTATAACCTAATTTCCAATATTAACAAATTATGTACGACATTCTTGAATTGAATAAAAAATTAGTATCTGAGTTAAGACAGATTGCTAAGGAGTTGAATATTAAAAAAGCAGATTCACTGAGAAAGCAGGATTTGATTTACAAAATTCTGGATCAGCAGGCCATTAACGCTACAGAAGAGTCGAAATCAGAGAAAAAACCCTCAGAAAAAAAATCTTCAGGAAGAAAGAGTTCCAGGCAATCAAAAGAGTCTAAGCAATCCAAGGAATTTAAAGAGCCCAGACAGTCAGAAAAAGCGGAATCCTCAAAACAAAATGTACAACAGCAGGCTGAGGGCTCATCAGGGAAAAGTGGCCCCGAAAAACAGAGCGAGGTGCAAACCGATACCTTAGAACCTGAAGAGCCTGTTAAAGCAGAACAGGCCACCGAACAAACGGAGGAGAAGAAAGGAACCAACCAGAATAAGGAAAAATATTCGGAGGCTCAGCAGAAACGCAAACGTACACAGGACAGGAGCCAATATGAATTTGAAGGCATTATTTCAAAT of Bacteroidales bacterium contains these proteins:
- a CDS encoding ribulose-phosphate 3-epimerase, which codes for MEHLVAPSILSADFANLQRDIEMLNNSQADWIHFDVMDGVFVPNISFGLPVLKAVKQHAQKPLDVHLMMEQPSQFIEAFAEAGANNLTIHMETCPHLHKDIQQIHANKMKAGVCLNPHTPVHTLESIIHDVDLVLLMTVNPGFGGQKFIPHSYKKIQKLKKLIQDTGSHALIEVDGGISSENAGQLLQAGVDVLVAGSFVFKSRDPQATIRNLKEIKK
- a CDS encoding tRNA pseudouridine(13) synthase TruD, translated to MAWNDFSLPYLTKGIEGIGGTIKETPEDFVVEEIPVYKPAGEGEHLFIHLTKKGITTREVQKALASLYQVSSRDVNFAGIKDKHAVASQYFSVWVKDQENKDLAYQLEEKLPLKINDLSYHRKKIKQGHLLANAFNIKITRPEYPPEQAIEHIRPIIETINRKGLPNYYGYQRFGIEGNNAQKGYEILMGRRKEPNKWFRRFLLSAYQSNLFNHYLARRIQQGLYEKILKGDVAKKHDTGGIFVVEHADMEQERLTNKEICYTGPIFGKKMKSARDEAGAFEEQILTDHQITWEDLLSARLNGTRRQGIIIPTVQAEKEEDGIRLRFTLPKGAYATSVLREFMKPSHNE
- a CDS encoding sigma-70 family RNA polymerase sigma factor gives rise to the protein MRQLKIIRQVTHREDLSIDKYLCDISKENLLSAEEEGELARRIRKNNDEEALEKLIKGNLRFVVSVAKQYQNQGLSLPDLINEGNLGLIKAATRFDETRGFKFISYAVWWIRQSILQALAEQARIVRIPLNKIGSISKINKTLTELEQKHEREPSLQEISKVVKLAPEEIKEALKHTNKPLSMDAPLNEADEDSMYEVMESDDNPPPDDNLMHESLNREIERALSSLTEREATIIKLYYGLANKHPFTLEEIGEKINLTRERVRQIKEKAIKKLKHTTRNKILKSYLG